A genome region from bacterium includes the following:
- a CDS encoding PD-(D/E)XK nuclease family protein: protein MLRLEGGHALAPEFKTAALDQVLLYWRRLREVAEKVTDTEVLLNLPKLNTPKGREFGIEGVVDIVRQNDRTVMYDIKTHEADEVRRNLTDYEKQLNVYAFIWQKLRQQQLDETAVISTAFPESIKTALRNGDDKVLAQELEKWEPLIAIPFNADHIDDTIREFGETVDAIESGEFAPPSLQKLRGKPHGMKVIFAVQVCRNCDARFSCSAYRAYAQSSRGNQESSFRQYFMNDFGSEEEREERVRAGLDTLPAFEE, encoded by the coding sequence ATGCTGCGCCTGGAAGGCGGGCATGCGCTTGCGCCCGAATTCAAAACTGCCGCGCTCGACCAGGTTTTGCTGTATTGGCGGCGGCTCCGCGAGGTGGCGGAAAAAGTCACGGATACGGAAGTGTTGCTGAATTTGCCCAAGCTAAACACGCCCAAAGGCCGGGAGTTTGGCATTGAAGGCGTTGTTGATATCGTGCGGCAAAATGATCGCACGGTAATGTACGACATCAAAACGCATGAGGCAGACGAGGTGCGGCGTAATCTGACGGATTATGAAAAGCAACTGAACGTGTATGCGTTTATCTGGCAGAAGCTGCGCCAGCAACAGCTTGATGAAACCGCAGTGATTTCCACGGCCTTCCCGGAGAGCATTAAAACAGCATTGCGCAACGGCGACGATAAGGTTCTAGCACAAGAACTGGAAAAATGGGAACCGCTGATCGCTATTCCGTTTAATGCCGATCACATCGATGACACCATTCGCGAGTTTGGTGAAACCGTTGATGCGATTGAAAGCGGCGAATTTGCGCCGCCGTCACTGCAGAAACTCCGTGGCAAGCCGCACGGCATGAAAGTCATTTTTGCCGTGCAGGTTTGCCGGAATTGCGATGCGCGTTTTTCTTGCTCGGCGTATCGCGCGTATGCCCAAAGCAGTCGCGGCAACCAGGAAAGCAGTTTTCGCCAGTATTTTATGAATGATTTTGGTAGTGAAGAAGAACGTGAAGAACGCGTGCGAGCAGGGCTGGACACTCTGCCTGCGTTTGAAGAATAG
- a CDS encoding site-specific DNA-methyltransferase, giving the protein MPIKKLRPSFAFTEDRLAQLKAIVPEAFADGKINWEALKQALGEFLEDESPEAEHFGLFWPGKREARRLATLPSKGTLVPAAGEGVDEDKTRNIFIEGENLEVLKLLQKSYAGRIKMIYIDPPYNTGNDFVYKDDFKEPLEEYLKRTGQADENGKLLTTNTKASGRFHSNWLNLIYPRLLLARSLLSENGVIFTSIDDNELHNLRQMMDEILGEGNFLACLARRVKSGGGSAAHHFAVEHDYVVVYAKNKESTGPLFIPHDPEYAKRYSEEDHLGRYFWDTMVRSYTQTKPYKIEAPDGTILQGKLFRSENRFKDDLKSGEVRFLKKDDGTWSVQFKQRMADGRKIRSLLHENEFRSSHDEIDELGLGDTFQFPKPVYLLRQLIQASSESNDIVIDFFAGSCTTAQAILDLNREDGGNRRFIMVQLPEPTPEDSPARKAGYNTIAEIGKERIRRVTAKMRKESNGKSSSKRETPEDLGFKVFKLACSNFRAWQDYNGENIQELEMLFDQAETPLVKGWKEDDLLTEIMLQQGFPLDSKITRQTGFKSNKVKLIESEACAHRLFVCLDPKIKEDAIKHLELRIEDIFVCLDSALTDQARMRLADVCRLNIT; this is encoded by the coding sequence ATGCCGATTAAAAAACTCCGTCCCAGCTTTGCGTTCACCGAGGACCGGCTTGCGCAATTGAAAGCCATCGTGCCTGAAGCATTTGCCGACGGCAAGATCAACTGGGAAGCACTGAAACAAGCGCTCGGTGAATTTTTGGAAGATGAAAGCCCAGAAGCCGAGCATTTTGGCCTGTTCTGGCCCGGCAAACGCGAAGCGCGGCGCTTGGCAACCTTGCCCAGCAAAGGCACGCTCGTGCCTGCTGCCGGAGAAGGCGTTGACGAGGACAAGACCCGCAACATTTTCATCGAAGGCGAAAATCTGGAAGTGCTGAAACTCCTGCAAAAGAGCTACGCCGGCCGGATCAAGATGATCTACATCGATCCGCCTTACAACACGGGAAACGACTTCGTTTACAAGGACGATTTCAAGGAGCCGCTGGAAGAATACCTAAAAAGAACCGGACAGGCGGATGAAAATGGCAAACTGTTGACGACGAATACCAAAGCGAGTGGCCGTTTTCATTCGAATTGGCTGAATTTGATTTATCCGAGACTGCTTTTGGCCAGAAGTCTCTTGAGTGAGAATGGAGTAATTTTTACTTCAATTGATGACAACGAACTCCATAATCTCCGACAAATGATGGATGAGATTTTAGGCGAAGGTAATTTTCTTGCTTGTCTTGCCCGACGTGTAAAGTCTGGTGGTGGAAGTGCAGCACACCATTTTGCTGTTGAGCATGATTACGTGGTTGTCTATGCTAAGAATAAAGAAAGCACTGGGCCTCTCTTTATTCCACACGACCCGGAATATGCGAAAAGATACTCAGAAGAAGATCATCTTGGAAGGTACTTCTGGGACACGATGGTGCGTTCTTACACTCAAACTAAGCCGTATAAAATCGAGGCGCCCGACGGAACGATACTGCAAGGCAAATTGTTTAGAAGCGAGAATCGGTTCAAAGATGATTTGAAGTCAGGAGAAGTACGCTTTTTGAAAAAGGACGACGGAACGTGGTCGGTACAGTTTAAACAAAGAATGGCTGACGGAAGAAAAATTCGCTCTTTGCTGCATGAGAATGAATTCCGATCGTCGCACGACGAAATCGACGAGCTTGGTTTAGGCGACACTTTTCAATTTCCTAAACCAGTTTATTTGTTACGCCAACTAATTCAAGCGTCTAGTGAGTCAAATGACATAGTCATAGACTTTTTTGCTGGCTCCTGCACCACCGCCCAAGCTATTTTAGACCTCAATCGCGAAGACGGTGGCAATCGCCGCTTCATCATGGTTCAACTTCCCGAGCCAACGCCTGAGGACTCGCCTGCTCGAAAAGCTGGCTATAATACTATCGCCGAAATCGGCAAAGAACGCATCCGGCGCGTGACCGCCAAAATGAGAAAGGAGAGCAACGGCAAATCTTCATCTAAACGCGAAACGCCTGAAGACCTGGGTTTCAAAGTCTTCAAGCTCGCGTGTTCCAACTTCAGAGCCTGGCAAGATTATAACGGCGAAAACATTCAAGAACTCGAAATGTTGTTTGATCAAGCCGAAACCCCATTGGTCAAAGGTTGGAAAGAAGATGATTTGTTGACAGAAATCATGCTGCAACAAGGCTTCCCGCTCGACAGTAAGATCACGCGACAAACCGGTTTCAAATCGAACAAAGTGAAGTTGATCGAATCCGAAGCCTGCGCGCATCGCTTGTTCGTGTGCCTTGATCCCAAAATCAAAGAGGACGCCATCAAACATTTGGAACTTCGCATCGAGGATATTTTCGTTTGCCTCGACAGCGCGCTAACGGATCAAGCCAGGATGCGGCTGGCAGACGTGTGCCGGTTGAATATTACTTGA
- a CDS encoding putative toxin-antitoxin system toxin component, PIN family produces the protein MIRAVIDTNLLVSGLLNDSGAPAKLILRWLKGQFDFLISDEIMNEYAYVLHHLPEIDPQKVSDLLAELRVSGIRVAIPGTLQACKDVDDDKFLETAVTGQAEYLVTKNTKHFPHKTYQGVRIVKVSKFLEELEKQFSS, from the coding sequence TCCGTGCCGTCATCGACACCAATCTGCTTGTTTCCGGCCTACTCAATGACTCGGGCGCGCCGGCAAAGCTCATTCTCCGATGGCTTAAAGGCCAATTCGATTTTTTGATTTCTGATGAAATCATGAATGAATATGCCTACGTTCTGCATCATCTGCCGGAGATTGATCCGCAGAAGGTCAGCGATCTGCTTGCGGAATTGCGTGTTTCAGGCATCCGTGTTGCCATTCCAGGAACTTTGCAAGCTTGCAAAGACGTGGATGATGACAAGTTTCTCGAGACTGCCGTAACCGGTCAAGCAGAATATCTCGTGACAAAGAACACGAAACACTTCCCGCATAAAACCTACCAAGGTGTCCGCATCGTCAAAGTCTCCAAATTTCTTGAAGAATTGGAAAAGCAGTTCTCGAGTTAA